In Vigna unguiculata cultivar IT97K-499-35 chromosome 3, ASM411807v1, whole genome shotgun sequence, a single genomic region encodes these proteins:
- the LOC114179261 gene encoding E3 ubiquitin-protein ligase RHA1B-like, which produces MGFPVGYTELLFPKLLLQLLSLLGFLRRFICGVLRFMGLHDFLEPDIAWPEAHTRMPEFESVSATLIREILPVVKFGDLLDPPETCAVCLTEFEKNDEIRRLANCRHIFHRGCLDRWMGYDQRTCPLCRTPFIPDDMQGTFIERLRAISGISEHPLLPAS; this is translated from the coding sequence ATGGGTTTCCCTGTGGGCTACACGGAGCTTCTCTTCCCGAAGCTTCTCCTCCAACTCCTCTCCCTCTTGGGCTTCCTCCGGAGGTTCATTTGCGGCGTCCTCCGTTTCATGGGCCTCCACGATTTCCTCGAGCCCGACATTGCTTGGCCCGAAGCCCACACCCGAATGCCAGAATTCGAATCCGTCTCCGCCACGCTTATCCGGGAAATCCTCCCCGTAGTGAAGTTCGGCGACCTCCTGGACCCACCCGAAACCTGCGCCGTCTGTCTCACGGAGTTCGAGAAAAACGATGAGATCAGACGGCTGGCCAATTGTCGACACATATTCCACCGAGGATGTTTGGACCGTTGGATGGGTTACGATCAGAGAACGTGCCCTCTTTGCAGAACACCCTTCATACCAGACGATATGCAAGGTACCTTCATTGAAAGACTCCGGGCTATTTCTGGGATCTCTGAACACCCTCTTCTTCCTGCTTCCTAG